The following are encoded together in the Vigna angularis cultivar LongXiaoDou No.4 chromosome 9, ASM1680809v1, whole genome shotgun sequence genome:
- the LOC108319241 gene encoding uncharacterized protein LOC108319241 isoform X1, with the protein MVMASTLTFQTLSILPNKPHHHHSTKLHPLPPISSRFNLSKDPPILNTQKILDQSSNVLKTASLSLTSLTLPFLLDQKDVALAVDGEFGVFEGRTFALIHPIVMASLFLYTLWAGYLGWQWRRVRTIQNEINDLKKQLKPTPVTAEGTPLEVPPSQIQLKIQQLTEERKELIKGSYRDRHYNAGSILLGFGVLEAVGGGLNTWIRTGKLFPSPHLFGGVGITVLWALAAALVPPMQRGNETARSLHIALNTLNVLLFVSQLPTGFDILLKVFEFTKWP; encoded by the exons ATGGTGATGGCTTCCACACTCACTTTCCAAACACTTTCAATTCTTCCTAACAAGCCACACCATCATCATTCAACaaaacttcatccacttcctccaatctCTTCAAGATTCAATCTTTCAAAAGATCCTCCCATTCTCAACACACAAAAAATATTGGATCAATCCAGCAATGTTCTCAAAACTGCCTCTCTTTCCCTCACATCACTCACACTCCCCTTCTTGTTAGACCAAAAG GATGTAGCACTTGCTGTTGATGGGGAGTTTGGTGTATTTGAGGGAAGAACGTTTGCTCTCATACACCCCATTGTCATGGCTTCTTTGTTCTTGTATACCTTGTGGGCAGGATATTTGGGGTGGCAATGGAGGAGAGTCAGGACTATTCAGAATGAGATTAATGACCTCAAGAAACAACTCAAACCTACACCAGTCACTGCAGAAGGTACACCACTAGAAGTGCCACCATCTCAAATTCAACTCAAAATTCAGCAACTCACtgag GAGAGGAAAGAGCTAATCAAAGGCTCTTACAGGGATAGGCACTATAATGCAGGATCCATACTTCTTGGATTTGGGGTGCTTGAAGCTGTTGGTGGAGGATTGAACACGTGGATCAGGACAGGGAAGTTATTCCCAAGTCCACATCTGTTTGGAGGAGTAG GAATTACAGTGTTATGGGCACTTGCAGCAGCTTTGGTACCACCAATGCAGAGAGGGAATGAAACAGCTAGAAGTCTTCACATTGCGTTGAATACGTTAAACGTGCTTCTGTTTGTGTCTCAACTTCCCACAGGATTTGACATTTTACTGAAAGTGTTTGAGTTCACAAAATGGCCTTGA
- the LOC108319241 gene encoding uncharacterized protein LOC108319241 isoform X2: protein MVMASTLTFQTLSILPNKPHHHHSTKLHPLPPISSRFNLSKDPPILNTQKILDQSSNVLKTASLSLTSLTLPFLLDQKDVALAVDGEFGVFEGRTFALIHPIVMASLFLYTLWAGYLGWQWRRVRTIQNEINDLKKQLKPTPVTAEGTPLEVPPSQIQLKIQQLTEERKELIKGSYRDRHYNAGSILLGFGVLEAVGGGLNTWIRTGKLFPSPHLFGGVVLWANL from the exons ATGGTGATGGCTTCCACACTCACTTTCCAAACACTTTCAATTCTTCCTAACAAGCCACACCATCATCATTCAACaaaacttcatccacttcctccaatctCTTCAAGATTCAATCTTTCAAAAGATCCTCCCATTCTCAACACACAAAAAATATTGGATCAATCCAGCAATGTTCTCAAAACTGCCTCTCTTTCCCTCACATCACTCACACTCCCCTTCTTGTTAGACCAAAAG GATGTAGCACTTGCTGTTGATGGGGAGTTTGGTGTATTTGAGGGAAGAACGTTTGCTCTCATACACCCCATTGTCATGGCTTCTTTGTTCTTGTATACCTTGTGGGCAGGATATTTGGGGTGGCAATGGAGGAGAGTCAGGACTATTCAGAATGAGATTAATGACCTCAAGAAACAACTCAAACCTACACCAGTCACTGCAGAAGGTACACCACTAGAAGTGCCACCATCTCAAATTCAACTCAAAATTCAGCAACTCACtgag GAGAGGAAAGAGCTAATCAAAGGCTCTTACAGGGATAGGCACTATAATGCAGGATCCATACTTCTTGGATTTGGGGTGCTTGAAGCTGTTGGTGGAGGATTGAACACGTGGATCAGGACAGGGAAGTTATTCCCAAGTCCACATCTGTTTGGAGGAGTAG TGTTATGGGCAAATTTGTGA
- the LOC108319243 gene encoding AAA-ATPase At2g46620, with translation MSGYNPIFLVILSLVIGFVIRWLLFKTGLIQSIRKVLRRVQDWFHVHQFLKVPEFNDAVQRNHFHRKVSLYLHSLPSLEDADFTNLVSGHDQNDIVLRLDPNQTIQDHFLGATLFWFEQKTQPDRISSFVLKIRKTDKRRILRQYLRHINTVAEEMENQRKRHLRLFMNVAAGEGSRGETRWRSVPFTHPATFETIAMEKDLKNRIKSDIESFLKAKQYYRKLGRAWKRSFLLYGASGTGKSSFVAAIANFLRYDVYDVDLSKIRCDSDLKFLLMETTAKSIVVIEDLDRFLEPQTESAVTVRGIQSFMDGILSACCGEERMMVFTMNSKEWVDPNLMRPGRVDVHIHFPVCDFSAFKTLASSYLGVREHKLFAQVEDIFRQGASLSPAEISELMIANRNSPSRAIKSVIGALQSDGDGRKYAEMIGRQTGVDDVDVPSFGGDELFTVKDSRKFYGFFKKRNGRRTNYPKIQPLGP, from the coding sequence ATGAGTGGTTACAACCCCATATTCCTGGTGATCCTCAGCTTGGTCATAGGTTTCGTAATTCGATGGTTGCTCTTCAAAACGGGATTGATACAGAGCATAAGAAAAGTGTTGAGAAGGGTGCAGGATTGGTTCCACGTCCACCAGTTCCTCAAAGTTCCCGAATTCAACGACGCCGTGCAACGGAATCACTTTCACCGCAAAGTTTCTCTCTATTTGCATTCTCTTCCTTCGTTAGAGGACGCTGACTTCACCAATCTCGTTTCCGGTCACGACCAGAACGACATCGTTTTGCGCCTCGACCCAAATCAAACCATCCAGGACCATTTTCTCGGGGCCACACTCTTCTGGTTCGAACAAAAAACCCAACCGGACCGGATTTCATCCTTCGTTCTCAAAATCAGAAAAACCGATAAACGCCGAATCCTCCGCCAGTACCTCCGCCATATCAATACCGTCGCCGAAGAGATGGAGAACCAAAGGAAGCGCCATTTGCGGTTGTTCATGAACGTCGCGGCCGGCGAAGGCAGCAGGGGAGAAACGCGATGGAGATCAGTTCCGTTCACTCATCCAGCGACTTTTGAAACGATAGCGATGGAGAAGGATCTCAAGAACAGAATCAAATCCGATATCGAATCGTTTCTCAAAGCGAAGCAATACTACCGTAAACTCGGCCGCGCGTGGAAGCGGAGCTTCCTATTGTACGGTGCCTCCGGCACCGGAAAATCGAGCTTCGTCGCTGCGATTGCGAACTTTCTCCGCTACGACGTGTACGACGTGGACCTCTCGAAGATTCGCTGCGATTCGGATCTTAAGTTTCTCCTAATGGAAACGACGGCGAAGTCGATCGTTGTGATAGAGGATCTCGACCGATTTCTCGAACCGCAAACAGAATCTGCGGTTACGGTGAGGGGGATCCAGAGCTTCATGGACGGGATTCTGAGCGCGTGTTGCGGTGAGGAGAGGATGATGGTGTTCACGATGAACAGCAAGGAGTGGGTGGACCCGAACTTGATGCGGCCGGGTCGGGTCGACGTGCACATCCACTTTCCGGTTTGCGATTTCTCGGCATTCAAGACGCTTGCGAGCAGCTACCTCGGTGTGAGGGAGCACAAGCTGTTCGCGCAGGTTGAGGATATTTTCCGGCAGGGCGCTAGTCTCAGCCCCGCCGAGATCAGCGAGTTGATGATCGCGAACCGGAACTCGCCGAGTCGGGCCATAAAATCGGTAATCGGGGCGCTCCAATCGGACGGTGATGGGAGAAAGTACGCGGAGATGATTGGACGGCAGACAGGGGTTGATGACGTGGACGTACCATCCTTTGGTGGGGACGAGTTATTTACGGTTAAAGATTCGCGGAAGTTTTATGGTTTCTTCAAAAAACGGAACGGCAGAAGAACAAACTACCCCAAAATTCAACCCCTTGGCCCATAG